The DNA region GGGTATcttgaagaccaaggttgaagatggAGTTCTCAACACACTGGTACAATTTTATGATCCACTCTACCATTGATTCACATTTCCAGACTACCAACTTATGCCTACTCTAGAAGAATACTCTTATTGGTTTGGTTTACCAGTCTCTAACAAATTACTATTTAGTGGTTCAGAGAAGACATCAACAGCTATTGTAGAAGCACTTCACCTAGAAACGTCTGTTGTGAAGGACAACTTCACTAAAAAAGGAGGGATTCTAGGTCTAACCTCTAGATTCCTCTTGGAGAAAGCCTTTATCTTTGTAGAAGTAGATAGTAGAGATGCCTTTGAAGCCATTTTTGCTCTACTCATTTATGGAATTGTACTCTTCCCAAACATTGATGACTTCATGGATGTTAATGCTATACAGATCTTCTTAATTGGTAACCCAGTACCTACATTACTTGGAGATACCTACCATTCTATCCATCATAGGACTAAGAAAGGTGGTGGAACCATTCTTTGTTGTGCACCTCTcctatataagtggtttatttctcacttgcccAGATCCAGGCACTTCAGGGAGAATCCACAGAAGCTCAGATGGTCTCAGAGGTTCATGTCCATTGATCAAGGGAGTATACATTGGTATGACCCCTCCTATGATGTTGGAGTAATTATTGACAGTTTTGGTGAATTTCCTAACGTACCTCTCATTGGTGTACATGggggaattaactacaaccccaTCCTTGCCAGACGCCAGTTAGGATATCCTATGGCAGATAAACCTGACAACCTTCTGTTGTCAGGTTTCTTTTACCTCAACGATGAAGAGAGTTCCGGTTTGAAGGATAGAATCATACATGCTTGGCGCAAcattcataggaaaggaaaagACCGATTAGGAAGAGAGAATTGTGTTGCTTTTGAGCCCTACACCCAATGGGTTTGTGCTAGAGCCAATGAACTTAAGATGCCATATGCTCTTGAGAAAACCTCATTCCCTTTTGCTATAACATCATCATCCACCATTCCTATTGAGAATAGGGAAGAGTTTCAAGAAGTTTTGGATAGGTTGAAATTGGAAAGAGACACTTGGGAAGGCAAGTGCCATGTCTTGAATGataagaagatgaagatggagcagcagctaaaggagaaggatgatttgattgagattttggAACAACAAGTTGTGAAGAAACATGAGGAACAAGAAGGTTTACTTCTCTCTAAAGTTCATCCATTTCATGAGTACTCCAGCATACCTCCCACCTCAGGTGCTTGGAAGGGAATCGTCGACAAGCTTATGATCGAGAATGCTCAGCTAAAGAGGCAAAAAAGGAAGCATCATCCAGCAACAAGACCTTCTACATATAAGATTCCTTAGGACTCATAGACTTATCTGTTTTCCTCTTGTATTGTTTAGGATCATTGAAATTGTATTTCACCCTTTGTAATCCCTCAATTGTTTAATAAAAAGAGGTTTTTGTTCAGCTTATGCCAAATTTTGTCTCTATAATATTTGCAATAAATTATTGAGTCTcttaaaaattaaaaatcatcTTTTAcatatgcatatcatgcatcattcaagCACAATTTCCTGCATTTCAAGAAACTTACACGTGTCTTCTCCCTCCAATAGTCAAACTGAATCACCAGTACAATACTCAAGCCAGTCGCCGGAGAAGGATGAGTCAACTTGAACAAGAAAACCAAGAGCTCAGGGAGGAAGTAATCACCTTTAAAGATAGTTTGGAAAGGCTTACTGCTATGATGGACACTTTggtggctgctcagaatcagtcaTCGAACAATTCTCAAGATCCATTGCAACGAACAACAATCTCTGAGAACGTCTCATCACCCATTCCAGTGGAGGCCGTCAATGATCAACAATATCACATGCCACTTAGTTTCCCTTAGGGCATGCCTCACGGTTATATGCCAACAGGATACCGCCCTCAAAACGTTGAAGCTCCAGTAGTGACTGTTGTGATGTCTGTACCTCCTCCTGTGGTGCATACAACTCCTTATAATGAAGAAAACATTTTTCACGTTGCTCCAAGTGAAGTTGTGGGAGTAGATGAAAGGTTAGAGGGATTTCAAGATCAGTTCTTAGAAATGCAAAGGGAAATCAACGCTCTTCGAGGTAAGGATCTTTTTGGTAAGACCGCTTTCGAACTCTGATTGGTTCCTAATGTTTAAATTCTGCCTAAACTCAAAGTACCAGACTTCGAGAAATACAAAGAAAATTCATGTCCTCAAAGTCATTTGGTTATGTATGCTAGGAAGATGTCCAATCAGACTGACAACCATCAGCTtctgatccactactttcaagacagtttaaTTGGTGTCTCTCTTAagtggtacatgggcttggacgGTGCAAAGATTCGTactttcaacgaccttggtgaagcttttgttcgttaatacaaatataacgtagatatggctccagacagagatcaactctgggccatgtctcagaaagacaaagagagtttcaaggaatatgctcaaagGTGGCATGAAATTGTTGCACAAATTTTCCCTCCacttgaagagaaagagatgactaaaaTCTTTTCGAAAACTCTGAATTCATTCTACTATGACCGCATGATCGCCAGTGCACCCAgtgatttcaccgagatggtaaacatgggcATGCGACTTGAGGAAGcagtccgagagggacgtttgaCTAAGGAAGTCGACACTTCTAGTCATGTTAAGAAATTCGCCAATAATTTCTCCAAAAAGAAAGAATCGGATGTTAGTGTCGTTTCATATGGCAAACGAAGAAGAAAGTGTCAACATGTTGCAGCCGTTTCACCAATCATTAGTCCACCAATGGTAGCGCCAATTTATCAACCACAATTCTcgcatcaacatcaacaacattatcctcaacaacatcagcaacaacaacatgTTCAGCAATAACCACCAAATCAACTGCATCAACAACCTCACTCTCAATTCAACAATCAAAATCGTATTCAAAAAAGGCCACAGTTTGATCCTATCCCAATGTCCTATGCAGAATTGTTTCCT from Lathyrus oleraceus cultivar Zhongwan6 chromosome 1, CAAS_Psat_ZW6_1.0, whole genome shotgun sequence includes:
- the LOC127105502 gene encoding uncharacterized protein LOC127105502, translated to MELGRRNTKKYTFKCPDLTELKKLGSMIVSPEDFRAQYGRLMDYQLMPTLEEYSYWFGLPVSNKLLFSGSEKTSTAIVEALHLETSVVKDNFTKKGGILGLTSRFLLEKAFIFVEVDSRDAFEAIFALLIYGIVLFPNIDDFMDVNAIQIFLIGNPVPTLLGDTYHSIHHRTKKGGGTILCCAPLLYKWFISHLPRSRHFRENPQKLRWSQRFMSIDQGSIHWYDPSYDVGVIIDSFGEFPNVPLIGVHGGINYNPILARRQLGYPMADKPDNLLLSGFFYLNDEESSGLKDRIIHAWRNIHRKGKDRLGRENCVAFEPYTQWVCARANELKMPYALEKTSFPFAITSSSTIPIENREEFQEVLDRLKLERDTWEGYRPQNVEAPVVTVVMSVPPPVVHTTPYNEENIFHVAPSEVVGVDERLEGFQDQFLEMQREINALRGKDLFGKTAFEL